DNA from Mesorhizobium sp. DCY119:
GAGACCAAGGTTGCGCGCGATCTCCGGGTCGCCCCGCATGACCTCGCCGGAAATTCTAACTTCGCCTTCGGTAGCGACCAGCGCGCCCGAAGCCACCCCCATCAGGGTGGATTTTCCGGCGCCGTTCTCACCGACGAGACCGTGCACCTCGCCGGCGCGAACGTCAAAAGTGACCTGATGAAGCGCACGTACACCGGGAAAGTGCTTGGACACCCCGCGCATCTCGAGAAGAAGATCAGACGCGGACATCTTTGCCTCCGGACCTGCGGCGGATCCGGACGACGATCGCGGATCGGAGCGTACTCGCGCGCTGACTCGACGCATGTTGTTCCTCCCGAACGGCGCGAACTTGGACCTGGGATTCGCGATCCACGCGCCCGAATGCCGATCCGACACCTCTGCTCTGGCATCCTCCCCTTCTATTATCCAATAGCGAATTGATTTGTCAATAATGGATGTCCTGAGATGCTCACTAGTAAATCGTGATGTGTTGCCGCTGCGGTCGGGCCGCACCCGTAGGCACCCTCTGCTCTCCCATAGTCGGGCAGAATCGCAGACGATCACGAAAACCCCTTGGCATGCAAAGGCGATTTGCTATAGTCGAATAATTTCGTCACTACCAAATGAAATTCGCGTAGTCTACAGTGACCCGATGCGCTGCGAGACGGCCGGGAGGAAACATGCAGGGAATTGACCAGGCGATGGCCGTCGTCACCGGCGCTGCGCAGGGGAATGGCAAATCCATCGCCATGGGTCTCGCCGAGGCCGGTGCACGCGTCGTCGCCTGCGATATTCAGGAGACCGAAGTCATCAAGGTCGCCGAGGAGATACGCGGCCGCGGTGGCGAAGCCATCGCAATCGCTCTCGACGTCACCAGCAGGCAGAGTTGCGAGCACGTCGCCCGCGAAGCGCAACGCCAATTCGGAACGCCTGCCAAGATCCTGGTCAACAATGCCGGGATCATTCGCCGGGCGGCACCGGACGCTCCGACCTTCGACGACGACTGGTCAGCAGTCATGAATGTAAACGCGACCGGCTCGATGAATATGGTCCGCGCCTTCCTGCAGCAGCTGAGACAATCGAAAGGCCGCATAGTCAATTTGGCATCGATCATGTCGGTCGTGGCAAATCCGGGCTTGGTTGCCTACGCCGCCTCCAAGGGCGCGGTGCTTCAGATGACGCGGGCGCTCGCGCACGACCTGGCGCCCGATGACATCCGCGTGAACGCTATCGCGCCCGGTGTGATCGAGACCCCGATGACGGTTGCAACCCGGGAGAACCCGGAAGCGATTGCCCGCTTCATGGCGCACACTCCAATGCGAAGGCCGGGCAGGCCTGACGAACTGGTCGGGCCCGTTCTGTTCCTTGTGTCGGATGCATCGAGCTACGTGACCGGAGCGCTATTGCCGGTCGATGGCGGCTATCTGGCCGCGTGACGGAGAAGCAGGATGAAACGTGAAGTCGTCGATGTGCTCGTTGTCGGGTCTGGAGCGGGCGGATTGTCAGCCGCCGTGGCCGCCGCTCATCGA
Protein-coding regions in this window:
- a CDS encoding SDR family NAD(P)-dependent oxidoreductase; the encoded protein is MQGIDQAMAVVTGAAQGNGKSIAMGLAEAGARVVACDIQETEVIKVAEEIRGRGGEAIAIALDVTSRQSCEHVAREAQRQFGTPAKILVNNAGIIRRAAPDAPTFDDDWSAVMNVNATGSMNMVRAFLQQLRQSKGRIVNLASIMSVVANPGLVAYAASKGAVLQMTRALAHDLAPDDIRVNAIAPGVIETPMTVATRENPEAIARFMAHTPMRRPGRPDELVGPVLFLVSDASSYVTGALLPVDGGYLAA